One genomic region from Natrinema caseinilyticum encodes:
- a CDS encoding DUF367 family protein: MECHVYYEGDDDPEKCTARRLEKFDKATLYRSMRQVPYGIVLNPHAERALSPADAEEGLGTLVALDCSWESAEAATFEMRGVHRALPFLVAANPVNYGRPFRLTTVEALAGAACIFDEWGLAADLLEPFRWGETFLTLNEEPLRRYSECADSSEVVAVQADYLADEE, encoded by the coding sequence GTGGAGTGCCACGTCTACTACGAGGGCGACGACGACCCGGAGAAGTGTACCGCGCGTCGCCTCGAGAAGTTCGACAAGGCGACCCTCTACCGGTCGATGAGGCAGGTACCGTACGGGATCGTCCTCAATCCGCACGCCGAGCGAGCGCTCTCGCCGGCCGACGCCGAGGAGGGACTCGGAACGCTGGTCGCACTCGACTGCTCGTGGGAGTCCGCGGAGGCGGCGACGTTCGAGATGCGCGGGGTCCACCGGGCACTCCCCTTTCTGGTCGCCGCGAACCCGGTCAACTACGGGCGGCCGTTTCGGTTGACCACGGTCGAAGCGCTGGCGGGCGCGGCCTGCATTTTCGACGAGTGGGGCCTGGCGGCGGACCTGCTCGAGCCGTTTCGGTGGGGTGAGACCTTCCTGACGCTCAACGAGGAGCCGCTGCGGCGCTACAGCGAGTGTGCGGACTCGAGCGAGGTCGTCGCAGTCCAGGCGGACTATCTGGCTGACGAGGAGTGA
- the tsaA gene encoding tRNA (N6-threonylcarbamoyladenosine(37)-N6)-methyltransferase TrmO, with translation MAITYTPIGYVRSPHDSPEDVSHDEVDETTGEIVLEAQYEDGLAGLDDFSHVVVFAHLDEVDEYRLTARPPHAADLEVGVFASRSPHRPNPIAQTTVELLDRDGTTLRVRGLDLVDGTPVLDVKPYVGSIDDDRVSLGWLEDH, from the coding sequence ATGGCGATTACCTACACACCGATCGGATACGTTCGCTCACCGCACGACTCCCCCGAGGACGTCTCCCACGACGAGGTCGACGAGACGACGGGCGAAATCGTCCTCGAGGCGCAATACGAGGACGGCCTGGCGGGCCTCGACGACTTCTCCCACGTCGTCGTTTTCGCTCACCTCGACGAGGTCGACGAGTACCGACTCACCGCTCGACCGCCCCACGCCGCCGACCTCGAGGTCGGCGTCTTCGCGTCGCGGAGCCCGCACCGACCGAACCCGATCGCACAGACCACCGTCGAACTACTCGATCGCGACGGGACGACGCTCCGCGTCAGGGGACTCGATCTCGTCGACGGGACGCCCGTTCTCGACGTGAAGCCCTACGTCGGCTCGATCGACGACGATCGCGTCTCCCTCGGGTGGCTCGAAGACCACTGA
- a CDS encoding MBL fold metallo-hydrolase gives MEVHHVTEDAETFTCNAYLAVDERATLVDAGAMDGVVDDIHSHTDDLEAVVLTHQHGDHVAQLEAVVEAFDPDVYAYADHPARTHPIDDGDTVRIGTEEFEVVFTPGHADDHVSFVSDSTLFSGDVVVHDDGAFDYGSFGRTDMAGQSRERLVESIRDLLERMPDGVEHMYAGHGSVFHGDVRDVVETALERAEKREPKYPDE, from the coding sequence ATGGAAGTACACCACGTCACCGAGGACGCAGAGACGTTCACCTGTAACGCGTATCTCGCCGTCGACGAGCGGGCGACGCTGGTCGATGCCGGTGCGATGGACGGGGTCGTCGACGACATCCACAGCCACACCGACGATCTCGAGGCGGTCGTGTTGACCCATCAACACGGCGATCACGTGGCCCAACTCGAGGCCGTCGTCGAAGCGTTCGATCCCGACGTGTACGCGTACGCCGACCATCCGGCGCGAACGCACCCGATCGACGACGGTGACACGGTCCGGATCGGAACCGAGGAATTCGAGGTGGTCTTCACGCCGGGCCACGCTGACGACCACGTCTCGTTCGTCTCCGATTCGACGCTGTTCTCGGGCGACGTCGTGGTCCACGACGACGGTGCCTTCGACTACGGGAGCTTCGGCCGGACCGACATGGCCGGTCAGTCGCGCGAACGGCTCGTCGAAAGCATCCGAGACCTGCTCGAGCGGATGCCCGACGGCGTCGAACACATGTACGCGGGTCACGGGAGCGTCTTCCACGGTGACGTACGCGACGTCGTCGAAACGGCGCTGGAGCGAGCAGAGAAACGGGAACCGAAGTACCCCGACGAGTAG
- a CDS encoding 50S ribosomal protein L40e, translating into MASFDAAEKRTLEKMICMRCNARNSPRATRCRKCGYEKLRPKAKEPRAA; encoded by the coding sequence ATGGCCAGTTTCGACGCCGCCGAGAAACGGACGCTCGAGAAGATGATCTGCATGCGCTGTAACGCTCGCAACTCGCCGCGAGCGACGCGCTGTCGCAAGTGCGGCTACGAGAAGCTTCGTCCGAAGGCGAAAGAACCCCGCGCAGCATAA
- a CDS encoding DUF7344 domain-containing protein: protein MDRLLTSIAGHRRRYVLYYVVQNEITTIDRLAEHVASASNDVPKRRLTEEQFEETRAGLTHSALPQLREAGIVDYDARSGTVRYRQQSQILSRLLRVCADFETPAASFD from the coding sequence ATGGATCGTCTACTGACAAGTATTGCGGGTCACCGACGGCGATACGTCCTCTATTACGTAGTGCAGAACGAAATCACGACGATAGATCGATTGGCTGAACACGTTGCCAGCGCGAGCAACGACGTCCCGAAGCGGAGACTCACCGAGGAGCAGTTCGAAGAAACGAGGGCCGGATTGACACATTCTGCCCTCCCACAGCTACGAGAGGCGGGAATTGTCGATTACGACGCTCGAAGCGGGACGGTTCGGTACCGGCAACAGTCGCAGATTCTGTCACGTCTGCTTCGGGTCTGTGCGGATTTCGAAACACCGGCCGCGAGTTTCGATTGA
- a CDS encoding DUF5786 family protein, protein MGFGSYDESEQQEVDADFDDDDAVKSGENSHDGTIEFENGASSDELLDRLKEIKNEETEEPDT, encoded by the coding sequence ATGGGATTCGGGAGCTACGACGAATCCGAACAGCAGGAAGTCGACGCTGATTTTGACGACGACGACGCCGTGAAATCGGGAGAGAACAGCCACGACGGAACGATCGAGTTCGAAAACGGGGCGTCGAGTGACGAGTTGCTCGACCGGCTTAAAGAGATCAAAAACGAAGAGACGGAGGAACCGGACACCTGA
- a CDS encoding sensor histidine kinase → MKPANDNTVVTNTNGIDETNVVLSALLKNLPAGVLVEDSTREIIAVDPTLCDILAMDSEPSELVGRDCAQVAEELRETLANPARFRSRIETILDRREPVFDEEVRLADGRTLERTYTPYTLPRGEANLWLYRDVTEWKNTERRLQGKNETLEEFISVVSHDLRNPLNVATANLELAREVSDSDRLDEVADALDRMGLLIEDLLVLARKGHAIGVTEPINVGEVARECWSHVETAPATLSVDADRTVRADRSRLSQVFENLFRNAVEHGGQDVTITVGTVTDGFYVEDDGRGIRAAQRDRIFDGTYSTSRDGTGLGLQIVETIVTAHGWEIDLADPSDGGTRFVITDVLFLD, encoded by the coding sequence ATGAAACCCGCAAACGACAATACAGTAGTAACAAACACGAACGGTATCGACGAAACCAACGTCGTCCTGTCGGCGCTACTGAAGAACCTCCCTGCCGGCGTGCTCGTCGAAGACTCGACTCGCGAAATCATCGCGGTGGACCCGACGCTGTGTGATATCCTGGCGATGGACAGCGAGCCATCGGAACTCGTCGGTCGAGACTGTGCGCAGGTGGCCGAGGAACTCCGTGAGACTCTGGCAAACCCGGCTCGGTTCCGGTCCCGGATCGAGACGATACTCGACCGACGCGAGCCCGTATTCGACGAGGAGGTGCGACTCGCAGATGGACGAACGCTCGAGCGGACGTACACCCCGTATACCCTCCCGAGAGGCGAAGCGAACCTCTGGCTGTATCGGGACGTTACCGAGTGGAAAAATACTGAACGCCGACTCCAGGGCAAAAACGAGACGCTCGAGGAATTCATCTCCGTCGTGTCGCACGATCTCAGAAATCCGTTGAACGTCGCGACTGCCAATCTGGAACTCGCACGTGAGGTCTCCGATAGCGACCGTCTCGACGAGGTAGCAGATGCGCTCGATCGGATGGGGCTGTTGATCGAGGACCTGCTCGTTCTCGCACGAAAGGGCCACGCGATCGGCGTCACGGAACCGATCAACGTGGGCGAGGTGGCGCGAGAGTGCTGGTCCCACGTCGAAACTGCACCGGCGACGCTTTCGGTCGACGCCGACCGGACCGTTCGAGCGGATCGAAGCCGGTTGTCGCAAGTGTTCGAGAACCTCTTTCGAAACGCCGTCGAACACGGCGGGCAGGACGTCACGATCACCGTCGGAACCGTCACGGACGGATTTTACGTCGAAGACGACGGCCGCGGCATTCGGGCGGCCCAACGGGACCGGATCTTCGATGGAACGTACTCCACCAGCAGGGACGGCACGGGGCTCGGATTGCAGATCGTCGAAACCATCGTCACCGCCCACGGGTGGGAAATCGACCTCGCTGACCCGTCCGACGGCGGTACACGGTTCGTGATAACCGACGTTCTCTTTCTCGATTAG
- a CDS encoding uracil-DNA glycosylase, with product MGEMTDLCVAECRRCPALVDSRSRIVNGTGPEDADLLFVGEGPGATEDERGEPFVGRSGSVLDDGLRAVGLAREDVRITNCVRCRPPENRDPSADELENCRGYLEREIERLDPEVIVTLGKVPSEHLVGRSVAVTKEAGDVEEIRIDATPYRVLLCLHPAATLYDRSQLETFERTLERAADLAGVDGAESGQMRLDGF from the coding sequence ATGGGTGAAATGACGGATCTCTGTGTGGCGGAGTGTCGGCGCTGTCCGGCGCTCGTCGACTCCCGGAGCCGGATCGTCAACGGAACGGGCCCCGAGGACGCCGACCTCCTGTTCGTGGGCGAGGGACCCGGAGCGACCGAAGACGAGCGAGGCGAGCCGTTCGTCGGCCGGAGCGGTTCCGTCCTCGACGACGGTCTCAGGGCCGTCGGACTCGCGCGCGAGGACGTCCGCATCACGAACTGCGTTCGCTGTCGACCGCCGGAGAACCGCGATCCGTCCGCGGACGAACTCGAGAACTGCCGGGGCTACCTCGAACGGGAGATCGAACGGCTCGATCCCGAAGTGATCGTGACGCTCGGAAAAGTCCCGAGTGAACACCTCGTAGGGCGTTCGGTCGCGGTGACGAAGGAAGCGGGCGACGTAGAGGAGATCCGAATCGACGCCACGCCGTATCGAGTGTTGCTCTGTCTCCATCCGGCCGCGACGCTGTACGACAGGAGTCAACTCGAGACGTTCGAGCGGACCCTCGAGCGGGCGGCGGATCTCGCGGGGGTCGACGGGGCCGAAAGCGGGCAGATGCGACTCGACGGGTTTTGA
- a CDS encoding DUF99 family protein: MKAGVRALGIAESYHPDRDRSTLAGAVVRSDRVCDGLAFGACTVGGTDATDAVIDLIDDLDRPDVRYVLLGAVAPAWYNLLDLSRVHEAVDRPVLAVTFEASTGLAAGLRDAFSDDELEERLETYRALPDRRELSVNDETVYVRCLDLEPAVADEVIRAFTPAGGRPEPIRVARVAARAADSYVRSG; encoded by the coding sequence ATGAAAGCCGGGGTACGGGCGCTCGGTATCGCGGAATCGTACCACCCCGACCGCGACCGAAGCACGCTGGCCGGTGCCGTCGTTCGCTCCGATCGGGTCTGTGACGGGCTGGCCTTCGGCGCCTGTACCGTCGGCGGCACCGATGCGACCGACGCCGTCATCGATCTGATCGACGACCTGGACCGGCCGGACGTCCGGTACGTCCTGCTCGGCGCTGTCGCCCCGGCGTGGTACAACCTTCTCGATCTTTCTCGCGTTCACGAGGCCGTCGACCGACCGGTACTCGCCGTCACGTTTGAGGCGAGTACCGGCCTCGCGGCCGGCCTGCGTGACGCCTTTTCGGACGACGAACTCGAAGAGCGCCTCGAGACCTATCGGGCGCTGCCGGACCGCCGTGAGCTGTCGGTCAACGACGAGACGGTCTACGTCAGGTGTCTCGACCTCGAACCGGCCGTAGCCGACGAAGTCATCCGGGCGTTCACGCCGGCGGGTGGCCGACCGGAGCCGATCCGGGTCGCGAGGGTGGCGGCTCGAGCCGCCGATTCGTACGTTCGATCCGGATAG